The Fictibacillus arsenicus genome contains a region encoding:
- the panB gene encoding 3-methyl-2-oxobutanoate hydroxymethyltransferase, translated as MKTTKSFLKMKRDGEKISMVTAYDYPSAVICEKAGMDLILVGDSLGMVVLGYESTIPVTLEDMIHHTKAVKRGAADTFIVTDMPFMTYHGSIDVTLNNARRMMQESGASAVKLEGGKQVISTIETLTNAGVPVMGHLGLTPQMVGVMGGYSVQAKEEEEANRLLEECLLLEKSGAFAIVLECVPQQLAEIASKKLTIPVIGIGAGKHTDGQVLVYHDMIGYGFHHIPKFVKSYGNVKDMLVAGLQKYKEDVQQMKFPEEEHSFNMKTETIDRLYGGVKS; from the coding sequence ATGAAAACAACAAAAAGCTTTCTCAAGATGAAAAGAGACGGCGAAAAAATTTCAATGGTTACGGCATATGACTATCCATCTGCTGTGATCTGTGAAAAGGCTGGAATGGATCTTATATTAGTCGGAGATTCTCTCGGAATGGTCGTTTTGGGATACGAATCTACCATTCCAGTAACGCTAGAAGATATGATTCATCATACAAAAGCGGTAAAGCGAGGGGCGGCCGACACGTTTATCGTGACAGACATGCCATTTATGACCTATCATGGCTCAATTGATGTGACGCTGAACAATGCGAGAAGAATGATGCAGGAAAGCGGCGCATCCGCTGTAAAACTTGAAGGCGGAAAACAAGTAATCTCTACAATAGAAACATTGACGAACGCAGGTGTTCCTGTGATGGGGCATCTTGGGCTGACTCCGCAGATGGTCGGAGTTATGGGCGGTTACAGCGTGCAAGCGAAAGAAGAGGAAGAGGCAAACAGACTTTTAGAAGAATGTCTCTTATTAGAAAAATCTGGAGCTTTTGCGATTGTTTTAGAATGCGTACCACAGCAGCTTGCTGAAATAGCGTCAAAGAAACTGACTATCCCAGTTATAGGTATTGGTGCAGGTAAACATACAGATGGCCAGGTTTTAGTCTATCACGATATGATCGGATATGGTTTTCATCATATACCAAAATTTGTGAAATCCTACGGAAATGTTAAAGATATGCTGGTCGCAGGACTCCAGAAGTATAAAGAAGATGTACAGCAGATGAAGTTCCCTGAGGAAGAACACAGCTTTAACATGAAAACAGAAACGATCGACCGTTTGTATGGAGGAGTTAAGTCATGA